From the Archangium lipolyticum genome, one window contains:
- a CDS encoding helicase-related protein, which produces MSFVPGNKVRYLPQPEWGVGHLLSMQDEGAKALVLFPAREGEPVLVSTKGGALVHYVLTKGEPVQTAKARRATVVGEEEGGRGLRRYVIRYADTGEEDELPESEVHALAPRSDLLSTLREGRVGDARAFTLRKQALVLDDERRCDALGALLASRVMVKPHQVGVVQRVLSARRPRFVLADEVGLGKTIEAGMVFSALRLSGLARRVLVVAPSHLTVQWLVELFHKFNQLFTLMDSERYAQSLKEMPGVSPWARFPLVVTSLEMLARGEEHRESVADEDAFWDLVIIDEAHHLKGEKAFEAAQGLAANSWGLLLLTATPMQLDPAEYHGLLTLIDASTAPTVKGFEQRLARQEELSAAVRGLLEGKDAAGAVKALASRFPDDPKLKTEKDRDALLQHLAETYSLSDRLVRNRRAVVGGFSTRRLHRHPVKLSADELKTRDAALAALASSNLRGAPLGNLLRRLESSPAAFGEALRTNKALAGVAGSLKLPSRDAKFGAFLDVLRGRIWGSEPNAKVLVFTESRDTLEALRSELGREGIEALAYHGDLPMVERDRQVARFRDPEGPKVLLCTEVGGEGRNFQFAHHLVHYDLPWSPSTVEQRIGRLDRIGQNHPVEIHVFDPVGTLAADVLMLLADAVGVFGETVGGLDAVLEEVEDRLTELALLPRESRVAYAAELKQKVEAARAQVKRAYDPLLDIRSFDREAVARLVTRAQERMGVEPDEEEEQSLDEGLWSVARDLDEKLEETVTELARRVGIGVDTDEQVDAFQCALQFGHALKVEGLPGIDITEDRTVLGSFWRDTAVEAEELEYFATGHPIVEALFGFLRDGPYGRSGARFIEKRGPMKARGVELLYHVQMPEPEDTSPGARVPSRQIARFLERTLVHVAVVEGPTGPKADAAVLPALEADGKSLKGDEWLRLFPGFGAFVEKGVPVAQKAAEADLAKLQARARKAIESERDAALERMRLSLTHQGLEEKAVEAQLSAERMHYERLLMALAGAKVVLDSACGFVINR; this is translated from the coding sequence ATGTCGTTCGTTCCAGGCAACAAGGTCCGCTACCTCCCCCAGCCCGAGTGGGGCGTGGGACATCTGCTGTCGATGCAGGACGAGGGCGCCAAGGCGCTCGTCCTCTTCCCCGCCCGGGAGGGAGAGCCGGTGCTGGTGTCCACCAAGGGCGGCGCCCTGGTGCACTACGTCCTGACGAAGGGCGAGCCGGTGCAGACGGCCAAGGCCCGGCGCGCCACCGTGGTGGGCGAGGAGGAGGGCGGACGGGGCCTGCGCCGCTACGTCATCCGCTATGCGGACACGGGCGAGGAGGACGAGCTGCCCGAGTCCGAGGTGCATGCGCTCGCGCCGCGCTCGGATCTGCTCAGCACGTTGCGCGAGGGCCGGGTGGGGGACGCGCGTGCCTTCACCCTGCGCAAGCAGGCGCTGGTGCTGGACGACGAGCGGCGGTGTGACGCGCTGGGCGCGCTGCTGGCCAGCCGGGTGATGGTGAAGCCGCACCAGGTGGGCGTGGTGCAGCGCGTGCTGAGCGCGCGCCGGCCGCGCTTCGTGCTCGCCGACGAGGTGGGCCTGGGGAAGACCATCGAGGCGGGCATGGTGTTCAGCGCCCTGCGCCTGTCGGGCCTGGCCCGGCGCGTGCTGGTGGTGGCCCCCAGCCACCTCACCGTGCAGTGGCTGGTGGAGCTGTTCCACAAGTTCAACCAGCTCTTCACGTTGATGGACTCGGAGCGGTACGCGCAGTCGCTCAAGGAGATGCCGGGCGTGTCCCCCTGGGCGCGCTTCCCGCTGGTGGTGACGAGCCTGGAGATGCTGGCGCGCGGCGAGGAGCACCGCGAGTCGGTGGCCGACGAGGACGCCTTCTGGGACCTGGTCATCATCGACGAGGCGCACCACCTCAAGGGCGAGAAGGCCTTCGAGGCCGCCCAGGGCCTGGCGGCCAACAGCTGGGGTCTGCTGCTGCTCACGGCGACGCCCATGCAGTTGGACCCGGCCGAGTACCACGGGCTGCTCACGCTCATCGACGCGTCCACGGCGCCCACGGTGAAGGGCTTCGAGCAGCGGCTGGCGCGCCAGGAGGAGCTGAGCGCGGCGGTGCGCGGGCTGCTGGAGGGCAAGGACGCGGCGGGCGCGGTGAAGGCGCTGGCCTCGCGCTTCCCGGACGACCCCAAGCTGAAGACGGAGAAGGACCGGGACGCGCTGCTGCAGCACCTGGCGGAGACGTACAGCCTGTCGGACCGGCTGGTGCGCAACCGGCGCGCGGTGGTGGGTGGCTTCTCCACGCGCCGCCTGCACCGCCACCCGGTGAAGCTGTCCGCGGACGAGCTGAAGACGCGCGACGCCGCCCTGGCCGCGCTCGCGTCCTCCAACCTGCGCGGCGCGCCGCTGGGCAACCTGCTGCGCCGCCTGGAGTCGAGCCCCGCCGCCTTCGGCGAGGCCCTGCGCACCAACAAGGCCCTGGCGGGCGTGGCCGGCAGCCTCAAGCTGCCCTCGCGCGACGCGAAGTTCGGCGCCTTCCTGGACGTGCTGCGCGGCCGCATCTGGGGCTCGGAGCCCAACGCCAAGGTGCTCGTCTTCACCGAGAGCCGCGACACCCTGGAGGCCCTGCGCTCGGAGCTGGGCCGCGAGGGCATCGAGGCGCTCGCGTACCATGGCGACCTGCCCATGGTGGAGCGGGACCGGCAGGTGGCGCGCTTCCGCGACCCCGAGGGCCCCAAGGTGCTGCTGTGCACCGAGGTGGGCGGCGAGGGCCGCAACTTCCAGTTCGCGCACCACCTGGTGCACTACGACCTGCCGTGGAGCCCGTCCACGGTGGAGCAGCGCATCGGCCGTCTGGACCGCATCGGGCAGAACCACCCCGTCGAGATTCATGTCTTCGATCCCGTGGGCACGCTGGCGGCGGACGTGCTGATGCTGCTCGCGGACGCGGTGGGCGTGTTCGGCGAGACGGTGGGCGGTCTGGACGCGGTGCTGGAGGAGGTGGAGGACCGGCTCACGGAGCTGGCGCTGCTGCCCCGTGAGTCGCGCGTGGCGTACGCCGCCGAGCTGAAGCAGAAGGTGGAGGCGGCGCGTGCACAGGTGAAGCGCGCGTATGATCCGCTGCTGGACATCCGCTCGTTCGACCGCGAGGCCGTGGCGCGGCTGGTGACGCGCGCGCAGGAGCGCATGGGCGTGGAGCCCGACGAGGAGGAGGAGCAGAGCCTCGACGAGGGCCTGTGGAGCGTGGCGCGCGACCTGGACGAGAAGCTCGAGGAGACGGTGACGGAGCTGGCGCGCCGGGTGGGCATCGGCGTGGACACCGACGAGCAGGTGGATGCCTTCCAGTGCGCCTTGCAGTTCGGCCACGCGCTGAAGGTGGAGGGTCTGCCGGGCATCGACATCACCGAGGACCGGACGGTGCTGGGCTCCTTCTGGCGCGACACGGCCGTGGAGGCCGAGGAGCTGGAGTACTTCGCCACGGGCCACCCCATCGTGGAGGCGCTGTTCGGCTTCCTGCGGGACGGGCCCTACGGGCGCAGTGGGGCGCGCTTCATCGAGAAGCGGGGGCCGATGAAGGCCCGGGGCGTGGAGCTGCTCTACCACGTGCAGATGCCGGAGCCCGAGGACACCTCGCCGGGCGCCCGGGTGCCGAGCCGGCAGATCGCCCGCTTCCTGGAGCGCACGCTGGTGCACGTGGCGGTGGTGGAGGGCCCCACGGGTCCCAAGGCCGACGCGGCGGTGCTGCCCGCCCTGGAGGCCGACGGCAAGTCGCTCAAGGGCGACGAGTGGCTGCGCCTCTTCCCGGGCTTCGGCGCCTTCGTGGAGAAGGGCGTGCCGGTGGCGCAGAAGGCCGCCGAGGCCGACCTGGCGAAGTTGCAGGCGCGGGCCCGCAAGGCCATCGAGTCCGAGCGTGACGCGGCGCTGGAGCGGATGCGGCTGTCGCTGACCCACCAGGGGCTGGAGGAGAAGGCCGTGGAGGCGCAGCTCTCCGCCGAGCGCATGCACTACGAGCGGTTGTTGATGGCCCTGGCTGGCGCGAAGGTGGTGCTCGACTCCGCCTGCGGCTTCGTCATCAACCGCTGA